The following coding sequences are from one Biomphalaria glabrata chromosome 8, xgBioGlab47.1, whole genome shotgun sequence window:
- the LOC129927822 gene encoding DNA ligase 1-like, with the protein MQSNDDDYEEKEKEQSADDEEKEKEQSDDDEKKEKEQSDDDEEKEKEQSDDDEEKEKEQSDDDEEKEKEKSDDNDYDEKEKEQSGDDKDGEKEKSKVMIMMRKRKSRKEKEQSDDEEKENDQSNDKEDKENEHSDDDKEKEKEKSDDDEEEEKEQKSRWVRLKRNFLKRPAISEAEADKRGYKEISNRRHGNSEEFDTGSNPILGENVV; encoded by the exons ATGCAGAgtaatgatgatgattatgaggagaaagagaaagagcagAGTGCTGATGatgaggagaaagagaaagagcaaagtgatgatgatgagaagaaagagaaagagcagagtgatgatgatgaggagaaagagaaagagcagagtgatgatgatgaggagaaagagaaagagcagagtgatgatgatgaggagaaagagaaagagaagagtgatgataatgattatgatgaaaaagagaaagagcagAGTGGTGATGATAAGGATGGGGAGAAAGAAAAGAGCAAAGTGATGATTATgatgagaaagagaaaaagcaga aaagagaaagagcagAGTGAtgatgaagagaaagagaacgatCAGAGTAATGATAAGGAGGATAAAGAGAACGAGCATAGTGATGATGAcaaggagaaagaaaaagagaagagtgatgatgatgaggaggaggaGAAAGAGCaga AAAGTAGGTGGGTGCGCCTAAAACGAAATTTTTTGAAGAGGCCGGCCATCAGTGAGGCTGAGGCAGACAAAAGAGGCTACAAGGAAATATCCAATAGGCGACATGGGAACTCTGAAGAGTTTGATACAGGCTCAAACCCAATACTTGGGGAAAATGTGGTATAA